A DNA window from Impatiens glandulifera chromosome 7, dImpGla2.1, whole genome shotgun sequence contains the following coding sequences:
- the LOC124910457 gene encoding squamosa promoter-binding-like protein 4 has translation MNGNRGSSTLEAAAKQRLKVKKETTTLFPSSSSSDVASAAAAADQVDEVDVANYALMEDQDKRKRSSGVKKPLAGGGTAGRCCQAERCTADLTEAKLYHRRHKVCELHAKAQAVIVAGIPQRFCQQCSRFHEVSEFDDAKRSCRRRLAGHNERRRKSTVETQLPDGSSGSRGGGGGGGGGGQQGSENNGCGQVVDERGRIQYQDPNSGSNCNYKHFQIR, from the exons ATGAATGGAAACAGAGGATCATCAACACTTGAAGCTGCTGCAAAACAGAGATTGAAGGTTAAGAAGGAGACGACGACTCTAttcccatcatcatcatcctccgATGTTGCCTctgcagcagcagcagctgaTCAAGTGGATGAGGTCGACGTGGCGAATTATGCATTAATGGAAGATCAGGATAAGAGAAAGAGATCATCAGGCGTGAAGAAGCCGTTAGCTGGTGGTGGGACTGCAGGGAGGTGTTGTCAAGCGGAGAGGTGTACGGCGGATCTGACGGAGGCCAAGCTTTATCACCGTCGTCATAAGGTATGTGAACTTCATGCTAAGGCGCAGGCTGTCATCGTCGCCGGAATCCCACAGCGTTTCTGTCAGCAATGCAGCAG ATTCCACGAGGTGTCAGAGTTTGACGACGCCAAAAGAAGTTGCCGGAGGAGGCTGGCCGGGCACAATGAACGGAGGCGGAAGAGCACGGTGGAGACACAATTACCAGATGGAAGCTCCGGCAGCCGTGGCGGCGGCGGTGGCGGTGGCGGCGGCGGACAACAAGGATCGGAAAACAACGGTTGTGGACAAGTGGTGGATGAAAGAGGGAGGATTCAGTATCAGGATCCTAACTCTGGATCCAACTGCAACTACAAACACTTTCAAATCAGATAA